The Chitinophaga lutea genome contains the following window.
ATTCTTTACGGGGAGGTTCAGAAAAATTTTAGTTGCCATCTTTGTAAGTTTTTGTTGTGAATGATGACACAAAGATGAGGCAGCCGATTTCCTTAAACTTTTACATATGTTGAGAAAACGGAAAAAAGTTACTTGTTGGCAAAAAATATCCTGCTCAACTGCGTGGGGGTAACGCCCAGGTATGAAGCGATGTGGTGCTTTTTGAGCCTTTTTTCCAGGTTGGGATACTTCCGGAGGAAGTCGTCGTACCTTTTAGCGGCTGTTTCGGCTCTCAGGATGATTTCCAGGGGCTCCTTTTCCACAATCCAGTGCCGGTCATTATAATGAATATAAAACTGTGCAATGTCCGGGTGAGAAGCGAATAATTTTCTGAACTCAAAAAAATCATACTCCAGCACGGTCGTATCTTCAATGGCGGCTATGTAGAACACACTCGGCTTACCCGACAACATGGCGCCCATGGAGCCGGCCATTCTTTCCTCCGGAAAAAAATACTTGATGACCACCTCGCCGCTGTCTGCAATATAATTCTGGGAAAAAAGCCCTTTTACCACAAATCCGACTTTCCTGGGATGTTGTCCTTCAGATACAAAGTTGTCGCCCTTTTTGTACGTTTTCTCCTGAAGAAGGTTCGTCCAGGCCAATTCAGCCGCGGCGGAAATGTCGTAGTAGGTCCGGATTTTCCTGAAGAATTGATCGGTGTTCATTTGTACGGTTCGTTAAGTTAAACGGACTGCGCTCTATTATCGCAGGTAATTCAAACTCAAGTTACCAAGAAAAATCAAAGCCCGCTGATAAAGATCAGCAGGCGTTTGCTTTCCACATATTCTTAAAATCCATCTACTGTTAGTTGTGTCGGGATTCCGGAACATGCTGTTATTCCACATTGTACAAACATGCAGGGTCAATTCTGGGTATTTCGTTGATCAGGGCCCCCAGCTCCCTGTCGCCCTCGAATAAAAGCGGGAAAAAACGGCTGTCCAGCACCTGGTCCTGTTCCATGGCCGGAAAATTGTGCAGCGCGTCCAGCCGTTCGTAGTTGGCGCTGTTGCCAA
Protein-coding sequences here:
- a CDS encoding Crp/Fnr family transcriptional regulator yields the protein MNTDQFFRKIRTYYDISAAAELAWTNLLQEKTYKKGDNFVSEGQHPRKVGFVVKGLFSQNYIADSGEVVIKYFFPEERMAGSMGAMLSGKPSVFYIAAIEDTTVLEYDFFEFRKLFASHPDIAQFYIHYNDRHWIVEKEPLEIILRAETAAKRYDDFLRKYPNLEKRLKKHHIASYLGVTPTQLSRIFFANK